One window of Medicago truncatula cultivar Jemalong A17 chromosome 2, MtrunA17r5.0-ANR, whole genome shotgun sequence genomic DNA carries:
- the LOC25486895 gene encoding protein GAMETE EXPRESSED 1 encodes MGLRVHLLVLILVSFSLRCESWGWFSSNKKTHSNDRSYGNQGSFRGSSAEFSIEAFNDPKGMKLIENAKNKMVGSNTCWQNAYQHLFAGCSEILAADEKRSRLAWHLSDCFQRDSGRVSFPRCDAETSIATCLRNLDDLAHKVYLEFYLETNSICYQLQTHAFKHETERLVTELKSSAQYVEEKLDNIEEKSDNLLQGSKQIFDSLESVNSHTQLVAQTVKNVETHIDVVLRHSESVYEQTTKIAASQSQLEEGQEDMKMKLEDGVALLKESYSYLGKEIEKLREEAIEIENEVIKVGDTMSSKMNTLQTKAEDIGNIARVSLEKQHELLDGQSTALKGLNSLNEVQFKALEESRKSLQYFSEYGHKQQEELLRRQEQMQGLHDRLMENSKTILSAQETFEAKQATMFVALDKIFALQNAMLIESRVIKAFFIYAISIFVIFMLTSTKQTYNVQPLLYIELCVALFVEVLIIRLTNDDIEQQTCIINKVRLFFKVAASAHLLYAIFTYRDYERLNHQMLLTLVNKINSMQKLKESTWEFDTTDYVDWSQWVDTDLPDDVNCLDDPDFVIPEEVAENSITTSTTKSYNLRAAIVYID; translated from the exons ATGGGTCTTAGAGTTCATCTTCTTGTTCTTATTTTGGTCTCTTTCTCATTAAGATGTGAATCATGGGGTTGGTTTTCATCAAATAAGAAGACTCACTCTAATGATAGGTCTTATGGCAACCAAGGAAGTTTTAGAGGTTCGAGTGCCGAGTTCTCGATTGAGGCTTTCAATGATCCGAAGGGAATGAAGCTAATAGAGAATGCTAAGAACAAAATGGTTGGATCAAATACTTGTTGGCAAAATGCTTATCAACATCTTTTTGCTGGATGTTCTGAAATTTTGGCTGCTGATGAGAAAAGGTCGAGATTGGCTTGGCATCTAAGTGATTGCTTTCAAAGGGATTCTGGAAGGGTTTCCTTTCCTCGCTGTGACGCAGAAACATCAATTGCAACATGCCTAAGAAACTTAGACGATCTTGCTCATAAGGTTTACCTTGAATTCTACCTCGAAACAAACTCCATTTGTTATCAATTACA GACACATGCATTCAAGCATGAAACTGAGAGACTTGTGACTGAATTGAAAAGTTCGGCTCAGTATGTCGAGGAGAAGCTAGATAACATTGAAGAAAAATCAGATAATTTGTTACAAGGCTCAAAACAGATTTTTGATTCTCTTGAATCGGTTAATAGTCACACACAACTAGTTGCTCAAACTGTTAAGAATGTTGAAACTCATATTGATGTGGTATTAAGGCACTCTGAAAGTGTTTACGAACAAACGACAAAAATTGCAGCATCGCAGTCACAACTTGAAGAAGGTCAAGAAGACATGAAGATGAAGTTAGAGGATGGTGTAGCATTGCTCAAAGAATCTTATAGTTATTTGggaaaagaaatagaaaagttAAGAGAGGAAGCCATTGAGATTGAGAATGAAGTTATCAAAGTTGGAGATACTATGTCATCAAAGATGAACACTCTACAAACCAAAGCGGAAGATATTGGAAATATTGCAAGGGTTTCCTTAGAAAAACAACATGAACTTTTAGATGGGCAATCCACAGCACTCAAGGGACTAAATTCATTGAACGAGGTTCAATTCAAAGCATTAGAGGAAAGCAG GAAAAGCCTACAATATTTTTCTGAATATGGACATAAGCAACAAGAAGAGCTTTTAAGACGTCAAGAGCAGATGCAAGGACTTCACGATCGGTTAAtggaaaattcaaaaacaatattatcTGCTCAG GAAACTTTTGAGGCAAAACAGGCTACCATGTTTGTTGCTTTGGATAAAATCTTTGCTTTGCAAAATGCCATGTTGATTGAATCAAGAGTGATTAAAGCTTTCTTCATTTATGCGATATCAATCTTTGTCATCTTCATGTTGACTAGCACGAAGCAAACCTACAATGTTCAACCCTTACTTTATATTG AGCTTTGTGTTGCTCTCTTTGTGGAAGTCTTAATTATTCGTTTAACGAATGACGACATAGAGCAACAGACATGCATAATAAACAAGGTCCGATTATTTTTTAAGGTAGCTGCTTCAGCTCATCTTCTGTATGCAATTTTCACATACAG GGACTATGAAAGATTGAACCATCAAATGCTCCTAACACTGGTTAATAAGATAAACAGCATGCAAAAATTGAAGGAGTCAACTTGGGAATTCGATACTACTGACTATGTGGATTGGTCTCAATGGGTAGATACCGATTTACCTGATGATGTAAATTGCCTTGATGATCCGGACTTCGTAATTCCAGAAGAAGTTGCAGAGAATTCTATCACAACCTCCACAACAAAAAGTTATAACTTACGAGCAGCAATCGTTTACATTGATTAG